TGACAGCATATCAAGCAAATCATCAGATAGCAATGAACCTCAGCCACCAAATGGTACCACGAGGAGGTTTCTACAGTGTCCTGCAGTTGTCAATATTAGTCATTTGAAGAAATTCTTGAGCATGAAATTCGATATTGACAGCACTCAATTTGCTAttgacattttatataaaagggTACCATTGCCAGACTACTACACTTTGATGGATATtgcttatatttacaattggaAGAGGAATGAACCAATGAGATTTTTCTACCAGATTATAGATTATGTAGCTATCAGAAATAGATTGTTTGACATTAATAGGAAAGGTTCTCATTTTCGAGATAGTAAATCAAGCCCAACACCAACAGAAGACACAAATGTTAGTAGCCCGGCACCTAATCTAAATGATCACGGTTCAGAAGTATCATCAGGTACTGACAGTCCCATGCCAGAAGATAACAGTGGCAAAAAGTCACATAGTTCTTCAACTACAGACAAGAATAATCAGTCCAACAAGGATATCAGTAGTCAAAATAAGTCAGGCGCCAACAGTAACTCTACAGCGAAGAAAAATGATGATGAAGTAGAAAAGTCGCAGTTTTTGAACTCTTTTGAATTAACAGCCAAAAGTAATAGCCAGTCAGTTAAATCATCTCCTGTAAAAGGTAATGCGCAGGAAACGTCATCTTCATCTAATAATAATACAGTTAAAAGTCAAGAAGCACCAAAGGATGATGATACTTTAAAGAGGAAACCACAGACACCACCAAAAGCACCAGAAGTTAAAAGACTCAAAATTGAGttagaaaaaactaaaataccccAAGGTCTGACTAAACCTGCCAACTCTACTTCTGCTTCATCCACTGGAGCTTCAGAACTTCACAACAAGTCTGGGAGTGCATTTGATAATTTGACAAAAACAAAAGATACTGACAGCAAACTCAGCCCTCAGCCTGACAAaaacacatcatcatcatcatcttcaccAACAAAGGAGCAAAAGATGCCTGCTGTGGGTTCAAAACCAACTCCCGAGAGTACTGGATTAAAAAGAACAATTCCTAGTACAAGTAATGTTTCTTCTCCAAAACGAAAAGCAACAAATGAGCCAGTGGCATCAGTACGGCATGCTTCTCAACCTAAAACAGTTTCTCCTCTTAAGCTTCAAGTACCCAAAATGGATACACAGCAATTTTCTCTCCCAAAGCCCGCAGAAGTTCCAAAGCCACCTCCAAAAAGAATGCCTGatttaaaacctaccatgcCAACAACACAGGCAACCCAAAATAAAGGACAACCAATTAATAAAGTGAGGATGGATCTGTTAGCCAACAATAGTGATCCCACAATAGATAGAAGTAAGATATTGTCCCAGGTGAAATCATCACTCAGTGCCGCTCATAATACAGTCCAAACCTCAGGTGACCCGCTGAAATCTTTGTTGTTAGATTCATGTAAAATTAACATCCCTTCATCACTCTCAATTACTTTAACAGACCAGAAATTAGATCCACGTAGTCCTGGTGAGCCAACCACAAGTGATCCGAAAAAGAATATCActaataaaaatttagtttcCGCGAATAGTAGCACAGCTCATAAAGTGCCTAGTCCGCCTGTTCACAACTACATTGAAATATTAAAGTTGCCAGATAGTAATCCTAAAAAACAACAGATGAAAGCTGAAGGTAATACTGATACCAAGCAAAGTCCACAAGCAAAACCTGAAAGTTCAACAGCATCACCAAAGCCTCCAGGCAAATCTTCTGAGTCATCCGCTAAAGGGCCAATACCTAATTTAAAACCTATAGCTGACACTAAATTAGGAAAGCAAAGTGGTAACTTTGCTTCACCTATTACTTTCCAGCAAACATTTGAGAAGCAATTACAAACTTTAGTATcagataaaaaaactaaactccCAAAAAATAAAGCTCAGGTGCCCAAACTTGTTCCAGCTACTCCAAAAACATTCAATACCATAAATAAACTGAATAATCCAAACAATAAGTCTCCCAGTAGTGTAACTATGACTCCAGAAACTAAGCCTAGTGCTGCTCTAGACTTAACAACTCCCCATAATATGCAAAGTCAAATAGGACAGCATCCTAACCAATCACGACTTTTAGAAAAAATGCAGTCAATTGCGAATTTGGCAGCAACAAAACAAAACCCTCCTGGAAAGGGTTTGCCTGCAAATGTGAATCAAGGGAATGTCTATTCACCTATTTCTAATAGACCTGCAAATACGGGTGCAAGTCCTTTGAGAATACCTTCTTCGAGTATGAACCAAGTTAAGCATGAGAAAGGTAGTCCCAGTGGGTCCCAGACTTCTGTTCGGCATGACATGGGTAACAAACCTTTTCAAATGAATCAAGCAAACACTGGCAATTCTATAATGTCTCCTAGCTATACCCAGTCACATAATTCTCCAACTCCGACACACCCTTCTCCAAGATCTCAAACACGATCTCCTAGTTCTTCTCCTAAGTTAGTAATTGCTGAAGAAAAGCAGGCAAGTAGTAGTTCATCAGAACAGAGTATTAACCAATCTAATCAAATATCGAGCACACAACTTCCCAACCTTAACACTTTAAAGAATGAATCTCCGAAGGCATTCCCAGGGCCTTCTAAACCAGGTCCTAAGCCAATGAAACCATTATCATCAGGTCTAAAACTGTCTGGGATTCGCCAGCCCATAACCCCTTCTATTAAGTCCAACTCTGGTATGAATCTTCCACCAGATTATATGACATCTCAGCAACTGATTGCACAGCATCCAATGGCACATTTAAGGCATCAGATGGAAATGAATTGGTACAAAGCTAATCTATTCAAAAGTATGGCAAATGCCGTACATCAGACTCAacatgattttaataacaaagataAACAATGAAATTTCAATGTAAGATAAATAATTGTTAATtcatattgtatgtattataatgaaaacataatatacattaaatagttaataatataatatttcctGTTTTTTGagttatattttacatttttattttttagtttcatCTTAACTGTATTAACATAAATAAGTTGTGTAAATGagatattcttaaaaataactgtaattttatattatgtaggtaggaACAGTTGTAAAAGGGTGTTTAATTCATTTGTAAACTTATTTTGATGCTGGGAGTAGACATATAATTAATGTATTACAAAGATTCATAAACATACTTGAATAATAGAAGATccatatttttatatcaaattTTGTTTCAAATAACACATACTTTTGTCAAATGAATCCAACGCTTTACTGTTGTATCTAAAATCATGAattaaatagtacctatatatgtatgatttaataataagaaaataccATCATTTATATTGGATGACCAtgcaatttactttttttagggttccgtacccaaagggtaaaaacgggaccctattactaacactccgctctccgtctgtctgtcacagttgaaatttcacagatgtatttctgttgccgctataacaacaaatactaaaaacaataaaataaatttttaagtgcggctgccatacaacaaacgtgatttttttgccgttttttacgtaatggtacggaacccttcgtgcgcgagtccgactcgcatttggccggtttcttAGAATAGTTCTATATACTTTACATAAGGTTTGTGATGACAGATTGTTTCTCAACgtttcattttgaatcttatctGTATAGTTAAAAGTCTATATTACGAGCataatatttagttttagttataaaacCAGATACATTAAAATCAAACGTCAATCATGAATTCGAAAtacctaattttatttacctgtacgtctaccaccagtttgacactgatatATTCGCTAGCGCGTGCgttatttactttctatgcatcgcgctcgtactcgcataatagtgcaagcgagatgtatagaaagtaagttacgcagacgttagtgAATATGTCAGTATGACACttctaaggcagtcgtggtaaggctaatAAACTTGCATGTTTACTATGCTTGGGTTTCATATGGCATACAATTGAAGGCATGttaacaaaaacaacataactaacattttttgcggatttgagtttttggtatcatagcattcgtctaagcaggatctacacgtagagcaaaagatagtgtccaaaaatTAACCCAAATGTCCAAAATCAGTCcccaaaaatatacctattttacaaaccactagttaagtaagataaatctgtacctctctgatagaatacaaaacataatttctatagaaacttgttttatttttttacaaaaagaacataacataactaacaaaattttacaaaaacagcttaaggggctacctgaggttttcatagatttttgacaagttttgaattttatctcctacttttgcactacatatagcatataagacaagcggctatcggttcttcaatcttttatctccatttttgtctaccggattgtgaaaaaaattaatacttatttatttatgattgttttaaacattgtctaaaaaaaacacttttcgtatctcgattgctgtgaaagatcttacttatacgaaatctacatatttggattCGTCTTAGatgtctctaaaaatttgtctaaggtttaaattttaaactaattaacacaaaagttatggccagaaaaccagttttttggcctaaaattgttcaactttgatgccaaatatttcgaaaacaatgaactttgaagtaaagatgggatactatattgctaaaatccgttgctgttaatatgataagctacaaaaaacattagaaaactaagggattcaaatcgaaggtcatcgGGGCATGAGTGAcggaacttatttttatttttcaatttttttccaaaaatactggtctttgaaatgtgtaatcgtatatttcggaactattggccacttactaaaatcacctataCAATGATTATatccaataactaatatataagaagacatttagtttttttcgtttcctgtaaattcatgtctagtgtagttgttgtttttgtaaatatgcCTTCAATTTAATGCTGAGTTTATCTTTTACATATTAGGTTGTTATACATAACCTATGTATTCACTTTACATACTTTACAAACTGTATTCTTGTGATTAAGAAATCTTGACCTTAAGATGggaattgtaatttgtaataaatggtggcaataatttttttttataatacctgTCCTGTAGGGTTTATATTGGAGATCTAAAaggtatatattttgtttaaataaatatatgagtttattgaataaatttgtAAACTTCTGTTGGTGTTCAATTAGGTTTTACATTTCAGATGTCGGTTGCTCAAACTGCTATCCCCTTTAAATCCCGCAAGAGGACATACATGAATAAGAGAAACAAAGAATGTAATGAAAATGATAATATTCTTAACAAAATGAAGTTACCAGAAGGCCGTGATTTAAATCTCAAAAATATCTTTGACAATGGTAAGATTTTACTgtctatttatattattttattcaaattaggACAGCAACAGGCCAGATGATACGCTAAAATTCATATAGCAGGTGTGCAAGTATCACATTGCAAACACTTACATATACCTTTCAACACGGCGAATAATGTTTGGTAATCGCCAAATTATATAGGACTTTATTTTCTGGGGAAAATAACAAACATCTATAGTTATAAATGGTTTTATTATCTTTATATTTGTTCACCAAGATGAATGATTCCCTTTTTGCATATGTTGAAACCACTTTTCATAGcactttagggttccgtacccaaagggtaaaaacgggaccctattactaagactccgctgtccgtctgtctgtcaccaggctgtatctcatgaaccgtgatagctagacagttgaaattttcacagatgtatttctgttgccgctacaacaacaaatactaaaaagtacggaaccctcggtgggagagtccgactcgcactgtcgcacttgtccggttttttccaTTCTGATCTTGGTGTACAAAACGTTTATTTTGTACGCAAAAACGGCTTTGTAGCGagctttttttttacatatgttCATGTAATGATCAGACGACATGCCAAAAGTCATATTGCAGGTGCAGGTGTGCAAGTATcacattgtagttttattttatttacatattctgTGTTAACCTTACATATGAAaaagggatgttgcggatgccgattttttgacatccgcggatgagGATACGGACGCGGATTTttaggctcacatccgcggacgcggatgtcgagattaggcatataaaaaacgtcaaatattacactttagtcatttttattaaaaaaaaagaagcttagtatttgaacaagaatataggtgtcCCACTATCGTATTACTATACTAAAgcctaaataaaacaaacttttcacttcttgtcgctgtccgtcataggctaaagtgctcgatcgacgaatcacaaaaacgaaacgagattcctattggctaatgatgaaattacctagcacttatgccgccgctaagacgctcctgtacctacctgttccacatccgcatccgcattaagctccgcatcgattttatgcggatgcggatgttgaaaataatgcggaagttccgcggttgcggatgcggatgcgaatattcgcaacatccctgatatGAAACTTTCAACACGACGAAGAATAATGTTTGGTAATCGCCAAATGATATAGGACTTTATTGTCTGGGGAAAATGACTCAGAATTGAGTACTTATTACTTAAActtaagtaaaatacatttgtgcTGTGATTGATAAGTCTACTTAGATCTTATAGTAATTAAGATTAATTGTTTCAGAGTCTTGCTCTGCTCCCAAAATATCCAGAAAAACCTTGAAGTCTGTTTCAATCGACAAGTCTAAAGATGAATGTGAAGAATCCTTTGACGAGAGGTTTGTAAGACAATAAAAGCATAGTATAATTATGATGTACGGGAAATCTGTAAGAGCTGGGTTacatacaaaacattttatAGTCCGTTTTAATCAGTCCCCATGGCTAACATCGGCAAGGGCCAGCAGATAATGATGATTAACAAGAAAATGCGGAATAAATTGTTTATGacatcttttatattttttgtaatttttcagaAATCGAAATGCTGTTACTTCAGGACCGCTTCCTAGTCGAGAAGAAGAATTTGAATGGTTGCACAACGTCCTTTTAGAGAGCCTTGACAAAGAGGAATCTGCTTCTTTATATGTCTCTGGGCAACCCGGCACAGGCAAAACGGCAACCTTGTCATGCTTACTGAATTCGCAAAAGGTATACTTCACTATACAATATCTGTCAATCAAAATGGTAATTAGGACTGTAACTATATGCGAGATGTGAGTAATTGAGTCTATTCGCTAGGCGCGTGACTGGCGTTGTGGGCTTTTCTACGTTAAATGTTATGGAGTAAAATTAGTTCCAACGGCTGCCGCTAGCATTAATGTGCGACATTCCATAAGATTACGTGTGTTTGTGACAAGCGTCACTTCTCTCTCCACCGACTTCGGACCTTGCCAATAACGCTAGTAGCCCACCCACTTTATGGGAAAGCCTGAGCTTTGCTAATCTCCGTGACTCAATTTATGAAGCTACATGTTTACAAGTCTAAGCTGAGAATATTTAATGCTGATTAGAACATCTCTTTTGCCAATAAATTTAGGGCTAAACAATATTTGTCCGAATGTTACCCTTATTATTCAACAATTCGTTATATTTCAAATGAGAAACAATCGTGAAATCTCCGCCTCAGGCGGGACCCGAAGTTCTGACTTTGGAATACAAGCGCcgctctaccaactgagctaccaagacaTGCCTGTGTCCGTCGTAATCGCAAAATGCCGGATCTCCAccgaaattcaaaaattaaatttgtattttgttcATTGTATTTTAACTTTTAGCTTAAATTTGTTTACAGATCAAAGAAGGCTTTAAACAAGTGTATGTAAACTGCACTATGATGAAGTCCGCCACGAGCATATACAGCAGAATTTGCAAAGAGTTGCAGCTGCCTACTTCAGGTTCCACAGAGAAGGCATGCTTGGCTGCCATAgacaaatatttgaataaaaaacacaagatgatgtaagtaatataatgtaaaatgtTGCTAATATGTACCTTTGAATTGAACCTTTAGAATTAGTGGTAAGATAAGTTGAAATGACTTCAGTCCTTTTTTCGTTACAGCTTGTCtgaatcattaattaaattacttcTACTTAATATTATTACTAACCTCATTTAAATGCTGATAGTGTAATAGAAGTCAAATATTAAATCTGTAATTTGCAATACAGTAACCATTTCCATCACATAAGCAATTATTTGCTCTACTTAAGTTATAAATGTTACACGAATGGTGCTATTCAAATTATTCAATACACGTCATACAATCCTTAAATAGTGAATAGTTATATTTCTTTTGTCCTTATCTGTTGCTAATGCATTCGTTTATTAAAAAAGGCCAAACATGAATGAACTACtagtatgataatactattacttattctgtgctactaGGCatcgtgcgcgttggagggtctgcctctgccatcttgtggcttgaatcggaaacataaacatttACATTGCTAAAACAAGTGCTACCTTTCTCGTACGTTTTCATGCGCATAATAGGTTCGaggg
This DNA window, taken from Cydia strobilella chromosome 4, ilCydStro3.1, whole genome shotgun sequence, encodes the following:
- the LOC134740907 gene encoding polycomb group protein Psc-like, whose product is MVTSNKLLDKKVVKMAEQNNSTVVPQRTLLGEVNEQITCPLCRGYYIDATTIVECLHSFCRSCIIKHLQISRYCPVCDVQINVAKPNFRLDKALQDIVYKLVPGLFQKEMERRQQFYSSRPGPAASATPEQRGEDTERIIFSPEDVISFSLEYADATDTDSISSKSSDSNEPQPPNGTTRRFLQCPAVVNISHLKKFLSMKFDIDSTQFAIDILYKRVPLPDYYTLMDIAYIYNWKRNEPMRFFYQIIDYVAIRNRLFDINRKGSHFRDSKSSPTPTEDTNVSSPAPNLNDHGSEVSSGTDSPMPEDNSGKKSHSSSTTDKNNQSNKDISSQNKSGANSNSTAKKNDDEVEKSQFLNSFELTAKSNSQSVKSSPVKGNAQETSSSSNNNTVKSQEAPKDDDTLKRKPQTPPKAPEVKRLKIELEKTKIPQGLTKPANSTSASSTGASELHNKSGSAFDNLTKTKDTDSKLSPQPDKNTSSSSSSPTKEQKMPAVGSKPTPESTGLKRTIPSTSNVSSPKRKATNEPVASVRHASQPKTVSPLKLQVPKMDTQQFSLPKPAEVPKPPPKRMPDLKPTMPTTQATQNKGQPINKVRMDLLANNSDPTIDRSKILSQVKSSLSAAHNTVQTSGDPLKSLLLDSCKINIPSSLSITLTDQKLDPRSPGEPTTSDPKKNITNKNLVSANSSTAHKVPSPPVHNYIEILKLPDSNPKKQQMKAEGNTDTKQSPQAKPESSTASPKPPGKSSESSAKGPIPNLKPIADTKLGKQSGNFASPITFQQTFEKQLQTLVSDKKTKLPKNKAQVPKLVPATPKTFNTINKLNNPNNKSPSSVTMTPETKPSAALDLTTPHNMQSQIGQHPNQSRLLEKMQSIANLAATKQNPPGKGLPANVNQGNVYSPISNRPANTGASPLRIPSSSMNQVKHEKGSPSGSQTSVRHDMGNKPFQMNQANTGNSIMSPSYTQSHNSPTPTHPSPRSQTRSPSSSPKLVIAEEKQASSSSSEQSINQSNQISSTQLPNLNTLKNESPKAFPGPSKPGPKPMKPLSSGLKLSGIRQPITPSIKSNSGMNLPPDYMTSQQLIAQHPMAHLRHQMEMNWYKANLFKSMANAVHQTQHDFNNKDKQMSVAQTAIPFKSRKRTYMNKRNKECNENDNILNKMKLPEGRDLNLKNIFDNESCSAPKISRKTLKSVSIDKSKDECEESFDERNRNAVTSGPLPSREEEFEWLHNVLLESLDKEESASLYVSGQPGTGKTATLSCLLNSQKIKEGFKQVYVNCTMMKSATSIYSRICKELQLPTSGSTEKACLAAIDKYLNKKHKMILLVLDEIDQLDSKRQSVLYTIFEWPALAGSRLVLVGVANALDLTERALPRLQARCSLRPRTLHFAPYTKQQIINIFTKILGEADKTNVFSPIALQMLAAKIAAVSGDMRRALDIGRRVIELAKRSKFAENQSVDTMMKDCTVTVELKQVLEVLNDVYGGSKKIESDVDEGFPMQQKLILCSLMLMLKGKNKDIVMGKLHDAYKKVAAARNIAPLDMSEMSSACTLLEARGALRCTGPWGRTRRLRLQWDEAELTAALRDKPLMAAILADSSCRPNC